Below is a window of Drosophila nasuta strain 15112-1781.00 chromosome X, ASM2355853v1, whole genome shotgun sequence DNA.
TTAGACTTAACAATCACGGTAATCAGTTGAAGAAgcttttcaataaatataatatataaactcAGAAAAAGAGAGTCGATATTACTGCATATTGCTCATTAATCGAATGACTTAagaatttcattcaatttttgCATTGATCTGGTTAGAAacataaaaactttttaataccTCAAACTTGACTTCACCATTAAATATTGATTCAGTTGCGCATTTTGAaacaaaagataaataaataacacgcAAAGAAGCAGTTATTAATATCATATCTGCtggcatttaaattgtttgcaggttgcaaaaaaaaataaaatgtatgatAAGTAATTTCTCAGATGCTTCTATCTAAGTGAAAACCAGtttgaaattcattcattcgcaCAAGCTTTATTTATAGAAGCAATTAAGTCATCGTGGGAATCACATTTCTATTGAAAATAGTTCACTGAAGTTAAATGAGAATGctgaaacagaaactgaaCTGATGATCGTCTCTGACTTTGATAtttcaaacaacaaaatcgattttgattttcatcTAAAGCACATTCCATATACGAAGTGATGTCTAGAAATAttgatgtttatttttgcattaaataCAATGAATTTTTTGCTTGAATCACATCAAGTACACAATATGGAAAACACAATAATGGAGACAAGCgcaaaaaagagcaaaacgaaaacacgaaaacaagaagaagaaacacaATTTAGTCgttaatatttatatgctGTATTCATagatattttagtatatatatgtatatactaaatgtgtgtatatatactatatatgtataacaattacaattacaaaatacaCGACACGACATTACATGTGAGGCGATGTGGAAGGCGGGtgatgggaatgggaatgggaatgaggAGGGTAATAAGTAGGGTAAATAGGGAGGGGAGAGGGAGATGGGAGGTGGGATGTGGGAGTTGGACAACagcaatgataataataataataactcatacatatgtagagaGACTATGCGCAATCTGTTGCTATATAGTAGTATAAAGATAAAAGTTTGTATAATTTACgctttaaatacatttagaTGTAGAGATGTATGTGtatagtatgtgtgtatgttttgggtgtgagtgtgtgtgtgcgtgtgtgtgtattatggTTTATGCATATCATAAATGTTTCGACTTAAACAACTAGAAAACATCATTATCAGCAGCATTTATCATAATCCTTAtctgcatcatcatcagcatctttatcgttatcgttatcattttctttttcttattcattttctttttatccGTTTTcattatacatacaaatagctttaattttaataaactttatacGTTTCGTTTTTgcgcattgttattgttgggaAGAGAGGAGCGTATCCGAAATTCCTTCTCGATCCACGGCTTTGATAAAGTTGAATAAAgcatttataaattcataacTTAGTAATTTCTTAGGACACTTTTTGCGAAACACAAAATATGTAAGCATCTTTGCATAAATATACGTacttataatttattgttttttgttttttttttatgttttttatttagtttaatttactTTGCTTGCGTTTAAGTGCTTTATCATTGCGTTTCAGCAAATCTTAGGCCAGAATGTCTACGAAGGCAACGTGcgccgattttttttttcttctttttcttgtgtttgttttgttttcttctcatTTGTTTTGCGATTACCATTTCCAAGTTGTAGTTTAAGTATCAGTTTACAAAATTGCAGTTGCTTGCAGATTAATTTCATCATAATCGATTATTAAAGAGTGTGtttaaagtgtgtgtgtgtgttctatATCATAGATTAATCATTACAGTAGTTGCTAATTGTAATAAGGACGACGGCATTGTAGGAATTGTTTTATGCACAAAGCAATTAGTTTTTAGTTGCtgcttttatgttttgcttttaagtctatatagaaatatatatctatatatataattgtgtgtatgtgtgtatgtacgtTTGTTATACGCTGGTATTTAtcatcgtttttttttgtggctcaACTTGGTCTGGTTTTTGCTTCCCGATTACTGCTTCACTGTGCTCTGCTTGCTGTGcttgttatgtttgtttgGTTGATTGATTGGTTGGTTGCTTGCTTTGTTTGCTTGATTGATTGATCGGATTGATTATTGCTGCTTACTgcttgccgctgctgcttctgctgctgctgctgctgtttagtATCTGCTATTGTTGAACTGTGAATTCACCGCCGAACTGACTGCTGAGGAGGCCGCCTCCTGAACATGCTGATTGCGCAGAAACTCTGTGGTAAACTCAGCCTTGGCCTTGTCCATGCTGGCGCCAGTGCTGCGATAAATCGAATGGATCTTCATGATCATCAGCACATTGGCGCCCGCAGTGATGGCGAACGAGAACGCAAtgatcaacagcaacaggccGACAACGATGCCCGCAGCTGTGCTATCGAACTGCGAGATGGCCGTGATGAAGCCACAATAGCCCAGCTGATTGAAGCCAACGGCCTGGACGACCGTGTAAACCGTTTGAAAGAAGTACACGAAAAAGAAGACCATAAAATTGAAGCTCGAATCGTTGCGGAATGCCTTATAAGCCGGCCGAAACCTGCAAAACGTCAATGCGAAAGAGATGAAATATTGtgtggaagagagagagatggaagGCACAAATTTATCGACTCACCAGCACACGTAGGAGGCGGGCGTGAAGAGCACAGTGTAGAAGATGGCCAAGAACAGATTGGAAATGTTGCCCGCATGGAAGAGCAAGATGAGACCTCCAATAATGTTGGCGCACAGCGTCATAGTGTAGACTAAAGAGAAATAAGAGAAGAAATAAAGAGAGAAAGGTTAATAGAAatctaattgaaattaattaaatttttttagcATGCTGACGGAATGCTAAGCGAGTGGGGAAAAGCTTCAAATGTATTTTGCACAAAGTTCGCTTACCATCAACGCAAATCTTACTAGCTATATAAATATCAGATCTCTAGCtgtcttttttttagtttctgGGTTCATAGTTTAAGCAGTTAATCAATCAGTTAGGAATTCacttataattgaaataaataagttcCCATATTTTACATAAAACTATGATCGTCCCGGTGTTGAAATGCAAACGAAATACTATGAGGATAAACAAATCTTCCCTGATAAACATTGTTCTTGAATTTCAGCACCcgaatataaacataaatcaatttacatTTGGGAAAACTTCCAACTTATAAGCTAAGCAAATCTTCTGAGCTTTGCTGATCTCCAGCACCTGCTACTTGGTTTCTGGGTTCATAGTTCAGCCAGGATCAAGAGTTTCTTTTATAAGTAAACTATAACGATAATCGTCACCATCATCGTGCACTCATAGTGTTCAAAAGCTTGCCGATTATAAAGGCCGATGATGACTAATGCGGTCTTATCAGTATTGGCTTCCcaatatacatacgtatatatggGTATATACAGAGTAATATAACAAAGACGATGGcgataataacaataataaatatatggaATGGAAATGCTTACACATCCAGATGTAGTACAAGTGCTTGACCAGCTTTTGGAACTCGGGCGGAATTTCGACCTCAAAGTCTTGATAGAAGCAAGGCTTCAAGCAGAAGTTATCGGGCAACGGCGGCCAATTGTTCAACTGTGGCACGTTGccctgcagctgctgttcgCGTCGATCCAGTTCGGCGGCCTTGCGATCGAGTTCCTCCTGGCGACGCTGTAAGAAATGCAACAGAATGTGAATAtgagtgtgggtgtgggtgtgggtgtcAAATgcgagacagagacggagagagaccGACAAATATGTGGCAAGCCACAGCAATGCAGCAATGCAACAAAACCGCATATTTGTGTAATGCGAGTCGTCATCGTCGTGATTGTCGGCGTCGTTGCTCTAACTGGAGCACTGCTCTCAATTACCTGCAGCTCCTCCGATGTGATCTGTATGCTGGTGCTGGGCGCCGATGCGCCCAACGAACTTGGCTGCGGGGGCGGCACATTCTGTGACAGCGGCTGCACCACGGCCGCCGTGTTCGTGGAGTTGATCTGCAGCTGTGGCTTCGCCTGCTCCTCGAACGGATTGTAATCCTCCAGCGACACGTTGGTGGACATGCGTGTCGCCTGCTGTATGGCGGGATCCTAATGCAAacgaaatacatatatagaagGAGAACTTTAGTCATTTTAGCTTGAAGCAGCAATGTGTAGGcggctcacacacacacacacacaccacgacacacacttatatacacacatatgcacaagTTGTGTCGTCGTTGCAGCTAAAACACTCAtccactcacacactcacacaaacacacacacacacacacacacacactgtcgAGCAGTTCTATGCgtcgtgtatgtgtgtcggGTTGTTGTCAACTCTTCTTACCGCAAATGGATTATCCAAATCGAAATTGGGCTCGCCAAATAGATTTTTATCGGGACGGTTGCCTgacattgttattgttactgttGTCGTTTGTAGTCGTTACTTCTTGTTCTTCTGTTTTTGTGCCACACGActtttgcacttttgtttttttgttcgcccaaattatttttctgctgtcttttctattttcctatttttttctttttgcttttgagtGACGATTTTTCGGAATTTGATGTGACCAGTTGCGCGATTCGATGTGACCAGTTTGCTGTATGGGATTGTGTGTGACCGCATGCGCTAAGTGGTTCAATACGAATGCAACAATTAACCGATTTCACGATAGCTAACTGCGGGAGCTGTCGCATATCGATATATCTGATTATCGATATAGTGCGCATAGCTATGTATATGCTGCAGCAAAGAGAAATATCATCGCATTGTGTGATTATCgataaatgtaaattcaaaaatggCAATTTTCATAACGTACAGAAACTTTTATTCATTAAAGTACAGCTTAACACTTGCACACGCACTTGATGTACTTGGAAGACAAAATGACGCTGGATGCGCGCACATTTGTAAAGATATACTCATtacattcatatacatatacaaaaaattatgcttatagatacaaaaatattaattattacatacaatatatatttattataagctACACACGTACGTGTTACATGCTACAATAAATTAACTCTTTATTGTTCTTCTCTCCTCTCcactcctctcctctccttcGCTTCATATATTTATGCTGCTTTCGAAATTGGCGCACCAAATACATCGTCGTACTTTGACGCATTTTGACTCTATACAATTGTTTATAAGTTGTATATGTGTTTAATGTAAGTATATATAGCGCTACATAGACTATGAACTAatgtttttagctttttttcatttttttttctgtttttttatttgttttgtaaagtaaaaaaaaatgtatgtatagatatagaagttatatttaattgttgtatGTGTAAGTGGGGATAATTTAGCTTTCGAGAGCGAGACAAAcgacaaaaatagaaataaattattattgcaaaacatatatatatatatatttatacttttgcAACTTGTCCCGTTGCTTCGTGGCTAATCGTAAGGTTGACAGTACTACAGTTCAAACTGCTGGAGAAGGAGACATTCGAAATTCGACCTAACCCGACCTCTGTtgctgtctgttgtctgttgtctttttcttttgatctttttgtctgtttgttttgtgattTCTAAACGAATATTGCTTTaaaagttgctgttgttgttcgctttatttgttgttgttgttgatgttgctttCCTCGTTGCTTTCGTTATAAGCTGCATTTCGTTGTCGATGTCGCTCCACTGACTGCTCTGTCTCCGCCTAATAATTATACGGTCCGTATTGGGAGCCATGATAGTAGGGACCCGGATAGATTTGTGGCTGCGCATAGTTGGCATAGGGTGGATACGGGGGCTGCTTTTGCGAGTACACTgcacaaaacagaaaacaagaaaaacagttaatacaacacacacaatttcGATTCACTTTCGTCATTTACCTGGCATCAGATATTGCAGATTCAGTTGCTCCTCCTTCTCGCGCTCATTGCGCAGACAGACAGCGGCGCCGGACAATAGAATGGCAGCCAAGAGACAAGTGCCAATGCCTGTCCAGGCCACAATATACGACCAATCGTAGACGACCTTTGTGTTGTCGCGCAGCACCTGAAAGATTACAGATTTTGAGAGATTAGTATAATCAAAGTGGTCAACAAAGTGGTCATCTTCACATACCGTATTCCATTGCTGGAAGTAATCCTCGCCCACAACCTTCTCCTTCTCAAAGAACTCAACGGTATGCCAGAGACCCATGGCGCCAGCAGCCAACAGACATGTGACCAGCAGCAGTATCGATGTGGCAGTTATGGCACCCGATGATCGCTTCCAGCAGCCCGACAATCCCGTCCAGAACGCACAGAAGATCGTCACGAAGCTGATGATGAACAGCGCAATGCAGGAGCGAGCCAAATGCAGTCTCGATGTGGCATCCTCATTCGATATCTTGTCGTCCTCCACTTGCGGGAAATAGTCAATGTTCGAGCAGTGTGTCTCAATCGGCGACAAATACGTGGGAACTAATGGAATACAAGTtaataagatttttatttttgtgaaattaatcaaacttatttttatgaatattctGAATATTTCCTAAACATATATGATAAGGTAATGtaacaataataagaaaaagtcTAAGATATTTCTTGAACTCtataaacacaacacaaaagcaaaagcaaaaattggATAGTTGCTTTGTgcagcaaattatttaaaacaacaaatttttagaCTAACAAgataacatatatattatttataggTATATTCTTCTAACAAGAACTACTTGTTGCTTCGACTTAGTTTCAAAATGGTACAAATATATGATATTTGACCAATTTCTAGAGAATATAGATAAGCGAACCGGCTAAATATAGGAAATAATTAAAGTACAACTAAAAATCTACAGCAAGTTTCATTTGcaaatatacttaattattgtatttagttaCTATATCTTAATCAAATGTGACATTTAACGagcaaatttgaattttaatattgtaattgttgtgCCAATATCCAAAATAAATCAtgaaataatatgtatatttgttgaCTAATAAACTTGAAGCGatgattaatttaaatatcttaATAATACGATAATAATATGATTGACTATTGAATAATAACATAAGTCGATAgattaatttcattatcaatATCTTAATTATATTACTATATGATTTAGTTAACCGATTTCAGCAAGCTTCATATGCTgcgaataattaaaaaaaaaagtgaaatagtTGGGTTTACCTGCTGATGCTGGTGGTCGCTCCTTGGGGTAGCATATCCTGAACAATCCGCGGGTTCTCGTATAGTAATAATACTTCACATTCATATTATGCAGCAGCGACTCTGCATCCGAGTGCTTGGCGGCAAAGGCCTAAAGGGAAATACAAGAAAACGAGTTTAGACATCAGGTTAACCTTCTCCAAAGATTAAACATTATATCGACATTATGCGCAgatacaccaacaacaaaattgggGGAGTTGGAGAGGGGGAAGTGTAGAGAGACACATACAtttgcacatacatataatgcGTATCATTGCCACCTGCTTTGGGTTGCTTTGTTTATCAGCGAACAGGTAACTCACGACAATCTAAAGATCGACAGTCGAGATCGATCTCATCGAGAACCAGTTCCGCATGTGGGCGTCGCAACAAAAGATTTCGCTTACGATTTCAACTAGattcttttgtatttgtgtgtacaacatttattattactactattattattattattaatgtgaTGATTGTCgactgctgactgctgactgTCGATCATCATCCGGTCATCTTTCGTCTTAATGATACACGGATGTTACTAACTATAGCTCTCTGACAATGGGCCCCATCTGTGTTACAACCACTACTAAATACTGAGAAGTATGTGTGATCAGATCATGTGGCAAATAAACACGTTCCGACGTTCTCATACGTCATTATATACAATAGTCATAGTACTAGTGCATGCAAAACTCATTGCGAGACTTACAACCGAAGGTTTTCTCTCTCTTAATCTGTCTCCATTGTTAAGATGAGAACTCAGCTAATCATTTTGGAGGTCACAGTTGCTAACTCTCTCATGCGAGAAATCGAATCTGAAGCTGACATCTTCTGCATTTGAAAGTCATTTCACGAAACTTTCGTTATCGGTCGCAGCCGTTGATCTAGGTCAATCTTAGATTAGTTTTGTCAAAATTCGATCAGTTTAGATCTAGAAAGGTGCAGAAAGCGTTGCTCTACCTTGCTTTCCACGCTTTTATCATTTATCTAAaagaaatcaatttcaaatcttttaaattaaatgatattgTATTCTATGTCTTGTGTCTTGCGTTGGTATTAGTGTTTAgtttaacatatttcaaatgacaCGACTCTTCATTCCGCATAATTGTGCTAGAAGCGAGTGTTCCTTAAAATCTTTCCCAACCTGTACTTAGACTTAAAGAgattatttcataaaaacgTTTTCAATTGATCAATAAGGGAGCGCTTTTAGACTTGACAAGCTTTCCTTACATCTTATCTTGATCTTATTAGTGTTTCATTCTGttccatttcattccattctatcccatttcattccattatattccatttcattttattctattctataCTATTCCATCTCATTCCATTCTATcccatttcattccattctaTCCCGTTTCACTCCATCTCATTTTATTCTATATACCACTTCATTCCAatctattctattttattcctttttattccatttcatttcattccctTTAATTAAACTTGAAAAGAGTGTTCCCTAGAAGCTTTCTCTATTGATCTTATCAGTGTTTAATTTTCAATCTTTGAAATGATATGATATGATTTGATATGATGAGTGTGTAGCTTAAAAACTTTCTCAATTGATCTTTAAAATGATATGATACCTACACTTAAAAGTGGTTATTAGACTAGAAGTGTGTGCTTTGAAAGCTTTTTCCAATTGATCGTCTCAGAGCTTTCACAGTGCCTACAAAGAAACGACCTTCGAGCTTTCCTCGGCCTATTCGACTTGCCCAGTTGTGCGTAACCCCAGCAATTAGCTGACTATGCCAAGTCGAGAGATGGGAGATGAGAGATGATCTCGTTTTGCAGGAGCTCTAAGCTCTAAGCTCTGCTCTGCGGCCTGCTGCACACGACTAATTCCATCGAGTCCCTCTCCAGCTGAATGGTTTTCTAATGCTTGCAACAAatttgctgcaactgcaagtTGCCAAGCAGCCATAAATTAAACGATTCGAAGTGCCATGACCAGCgtggagaaggaggaggcGGCGTCCACAGTTGGGAGCCCTTAATTGACAAGACTTTCATAAGAAAGTTACAAAATTAATCCGCTGTGGAAGGCAATGCGCTAATAAAAGACCAGTCCAGACAACCCAACACAACTTAAGACAacacaagacaagacaagaccTGACCAATGTTAAGCGAGGCGCGTCAAGCATTTCATAAGAGATATCTGTTGGGCGATGGGCAACACCTTCCAGTTCCCAGTTCGggtttgttgctttttctctttgcttttccttttctttttccataaaaaatgctgttgttgtttttgttgttttttattattatgattttgaACTCAGCCCTCGGTTTGGTGTGTGTTGCGTAAGCGAAAAACCTTTTTCACAAGCatccaaaaataatttacataagTCGAGTTCTCCAGTTCCGATTGCGAGTTTTCAATATGAGACTGACTCGGGCCCCAGAGTTTTGTCGATGAAAACACAAATTTGTAAACTTTTCTTTCGTTTCATTGTTATTTAAGTACCGGACATAAAGTAAAACACGTTTcgcgtttattttttattttacttttttttttttggttggtgGCAGACAAAACACTTTTCTCTTTTcacagacagaaagagagggaTAGTGGGGCAGGGGGCAGAGGTTCAGAAAGTCGCCACTCAAGTAGCTGATTAACATTTTCCCAAAATGAAGCGCACCAAATGTAGAATCTCATGTGGCAAACGCGAAACGTGTGAAACGTGATtccatttcaaattgttgaatattttgtgACTCAGCCCCCCTACTAAAAAAAGAGGGCCAAATACTCGTGTCCAACTACGTGTTCTTCAATCGACAGCTTAAGATTAGAGACCATCGAAGACTATTCAATATTTGGCAAAATCAATCTTCAAATTAGATCACGTCTCGTTTCGGAGTTAGAAGATAAAAAATCTATTCTTAAGCTGATTAGAGAGATTAGTTCCCCAATTTAGTCGCTTTTCATTAATCTTGCATAATTTGAGCTTTTTATTCGAACTACTTAGCAAGCGATCTTCGTTTATGATCTACCATTAAAACGTATTTGTGttatatttaagttttatttgcatacttgcataaatttaaacacAGAAATCTATCTAAAAGCGTTCAAGGCATTGCAATCTTTGTGTTGGCAATAAAGTTGATTCTATTTTCGAATTCGAGTTCGAATTTAGGGTTTATTTCAAGACTGCAAAACtgataaatgaattttaagcCGTTCTTCAATCTTAAATGGAATCGAAGGCTAATTATATAGTCTCCAATATCGGATCGATCAATCAACTAACAAACGATCTTGCCAGCAATGTCTCAGCTTACATATAGAGGCTTATTTGAAGACTGCAAAACTGTTATATGAATTTTAAGCCGATCTTCAATCTTAAATGGAATCGAAGGTATATATTGAGCCTTCGCAATATGTCTGCAATATGGTAACGATCAACCAACTAACAAACGATCTTGCTAGCAATGTCTCAGCTTACATATAGAGGTTTATTTTAAGACTGCAAACAGTTATATGGATATTAAGCCGATCTTCAATCTTAAATGGAATCAAATGCtaaagaaatgcaaatatatagtCTGCAATATGGTTACGATCAACCAACTAACAAACAATCTTGCCAGCAATGTCTCAGCTTACATATAGAGGTTTATCTTAAGACTGCAAAACTGTTACATGAATATTAAGACGATATTTAATCTTAAATGGAATCGAAGGCTAAATATATAGCCTGCAATATGGTAACGATCAATCAACTAACAAACGATCTTGCCAACAATGTCTCAGCTTACATATAGAGACTTATTTCGAGACTGCAAAACtgttaaatgaatattaagaCGAACTTAAACTAAATCGAATgctaaaaaaaatgcaaatatatagtCTGCAATATGGTAACGATCAATCAACTAACAAACGATCTTGCTAGCAATGTCTCAACTTACATATAGAGGTTTATTTTAAGACTGCAAAACTGTTACATGAATATTAAGACGATATTTAATCTTAAATGGAATCGAAGGCTAAATATATAGCCTGCAATATGGTAACGATCAATCAACTAACAAACGATCTTGCCAACAATGTCTCAGCTTACATATAGAGACTTATTTCGAGACTGCAAAACtgttaaatgaatattaagaCGATCTTAAACTAAATCGAATGCtaaagaaatgcaaatatatagtCTGCAATATGGTAACGATCAATCAACTAACAAACGATCTTGCTAGCAATGTCTCAGCTTACATATCAGGAAGCAAAAGCATTCCAGACAAGTTCCAGAGATTGTACAGACCCTAAACAAGTACGCAATATATATGCACTATAGACACATGTGTGTCTACAGTTGTGCAGGGTCTATTGTTACCAGTTTTGCAGTTGCCAGATCATAGACAGCAAGCACATGGCGCCTGGGCAGCTGCGACTCTAGCTTTAGCTCTAGCTGATATTAATAAGGCACAACTATTTTTATGACACGGCCAAACGAGTTTCTGCGACGTCAGACagagagccagagagagagagagagagagagagagggagggagacgGGGAGATGAGCGGATGTTGGTGATTAGCCAATCGACGGCGATAAAAGCCGAGTCAAGTCTGGCAAACAAGCAACTGGCAAACTGGATCAGTTCTACGTGGTGCAGGATGCCAAGCTTGATCCAAGGCCGCAAAAAGATACAGTATGACACCAGCGAAATAACtctaaagagagagagagagagacagaccaactaagaaagagagagagagagcttcaAAATGCAGGCGACACATTTTTTGGGTGCGGCATATTAGAAAACTgagcaacgaaaaaaaaaaaaaacatatgtatatgtatgtataaacaCACCCAATATTGTCGCTGGCTTCGTCtctgaataatttatttggcTTGGAATGCATGGCAATTATTTTTGGTGCACACATTTTTTAGCTGGTTGtcgtttctcgttttttttttttttggttttatgtttttttgtttgacttGGCTTGACTTTGTTTTATAACTCTGCCATTCGAGagtctagttgttgttgtttgactCTGCAAAGGTCGTGGGAGCGCGACATTGACAATAGATCTTCCACTTGAATCGCATCTTTACCTCCACACGCGCAGACAATGTGCGTACTTTGGACTCAAATTCCAAGCCGCAAATCGAAGCAGCAATAAACACCATAATTATAACGAGTTAACATCTTCGATACGGAAGTCGGCGCCAAATTTGCgcaaatttgaaacaaatcaaaaaaacagcagcaatgaacaacaacaaaaaaaaaaaatgaataaaaagcCGCGCATTAAACACAAAACTCCCAAAcgattcaatttcaattatatgtTTGttcaacccaaaaaaaaaaaaaaaatcatagaagagatacaaaaagaaaagcaacaaaattgcTTATCGAGgcatgtgtttttttttgtttgtggttttttttgtAGGAAGCGAAAGCGTTTGAAATCGCACACTCAAGTGACCAAAATAATTACGATTGAAGTGAGCTGCAGAAGAGATGTGTGTGAGAAAGATTGGAATCTGGGGAATCTTGAGAACATCGCATGCTTATGATAATGATGACCATAGCGAAAGCTCTAAACGTGCCAAAAacggaaaatataaaaagaaataaaaattactaatAGCacaattctgtttttttttttgttgggtcTTTTGAAGCATTTCACTGCGGAAATAAGAGTGCAGAAGTTGAAGCATTGTTACCTAACTGTAACATAACCTAACAGCAACGGGAATTACCAACATTCCTTTTTGGGGCGTGGTCATTGGAGTTGGCCAAGAGCAAACCAAACACCAGGTGCTGATTAAGCCAGtcgccacttgccacttgccagtTGTCAGCTGAAACCCAACGCCAAATGCAATTCACTTTATGCAAATGCGTTAAGCGCGGTTCTCGCCAGGGAGAACGCTGAGAGACACTG
It encodes the following:
- the LOC132795292 gene encoding secretory carrier-associated membrane protein 5, with the translated sequence MSGNRPDKNLFGEPNFDLDNPFADPAIQQATRMSTNVSLEDYNPFEEQAKPQLQINSTNTAAVVQPLSQNVPPPQPSSLGASAPSTSIQITSEELQRRQEELDRKAAELDRREQQLQGNVPQLNNWPPLPDNFCLKPCFYQDFEVEIPPEFQKLVKHLYYIWMFYTMTLCANIIGGLILLFHAGNISNLFLAIFYTVLFTPASYVCWFRPAYKAFRNDSSFNFMVFFFVYFFQTVYTVVQAVGFNQLGYCGFITAISQFDSTAAGIVVGLLLLIIAFSFAITAGANVLMIMKIHSIYRSTGASMDKAKAEFTTEFLRNQHVQEAASSAVSSAVNSQFNNSRY
- the LOC132795294 gene encoding uncharacterized protein LOC132795294; the protein is MPCSAVTLSIATICAIIATALLAIAFSTDNWLHYDVRRNQIQAFAAKHSDAESLLHNMNVKYYYYTRTRGLFRICYPKERPPASAVPTYLSPIETHCSNIDYFPQVEDDKISNEDATSRLHLARSCIALFIISFVTIFCAFWTGLSGCWKRSSGAITATSILLLVTCLLAAGAMGLWHTVEFFEKEKVVGEDYFQQWNTVLRDNTKVVYDWSYIVAWTGIGTCLLAAILLSGAAVCLRNEREKEEQLNLQYLMPVYSQKQPPYPPYANYAQPQIYPGPYYHGSQYGPYNY